The following coding sequences lie in one Arachis hypogaea cultivar Tifrunner chromosome 9, arahy.Tifrunner.gnm2.J5K5, whole genome shotgun sequence genomic window:
- the LOC140175180 gene encoding uncharacterized protein, which translates to MKHNVDSKRREVEFNVGDYVFVKLQPYRQHSVALRKNHKLSMRYFGPFPIAARIGKVAYRLQLPPEARIHPVFHVSALKKCRGDPGATNIPTPLLLDEQGLGVQPQWVLGHRMVKKNDRWQEQVLIQWHGVPAEAATWEPYEEIQQQFPTFNLEDKVFFKGGGNDTKKGKTVALEGSSHMPIGRMKRVLHHN; encoded by the coding sequence ATGAAGCACAACGTTGATAGTAAGCGAAGAGAAGTTGAATTCAATGTTGGTGATTATGTTTTTGTTAAACTGCAACCTTATCGCCAACATTCAGTGGCATTGCGGAAAAATCATAAGTTGAGCATGAGATACTTTGGTCCTTTTCCTATTGCGGCACGGATTGGCAAAGTTGCTTATCGACTACAATTACCACCTGAAGCGAGGATACACCCTGTTTTTCATGTATCGGCATTGAAAAAGTGTAGGGGAGATCCAGGGGCTACTAATATTCCTACACCATTGCTGTTGGATGAACAAGGCTTGGGAGTCCAACCACAGTGGGTTTTGGGACACCGAATGGTGAAGAAAAATGACCGTTGGCAAGAACAAGTTCTTATCCAATGGCATGGAGTACCAGCAGAAGCAGCAACATGGGAACCATATGAAGAAATACAGCAGCAATTTCCCACTTTCAACCTTGAGGACAAGGTTTTTTTTAAAGGAGGGGGTAATGATACAAAGAAGGGCAAAACGGTTGCTCTTGAGGGCTCATCTCATATGCCAATTGGGAGGATGAAAAGAGTGTTGCACCATAACTGA